The genome window CACTGATCTCTGGAGgagagccaggcagggctgggagtgggCACAAAAGTAACAATGGATAGATAAGGATGTCCTCAGTAGTACTGAGATGTCTACATGGGGGGGCAGGAGTAGGGAATGCTCCTTGTCCTGCCTCTTCTCCTGTCAGATGTGGGGTGCAGGCATACCCACAAGCTGATTAAAGCAAGTCCTCTCTGGGGCAGAGCCAGTTGCAGACCCAGCTGACGATCTTCCTGCTTCTCTAGCCTTACAGCATTCCTGCTGAAAATAGGCCAGGACAATTCTCTGTCAGAAGAGAGAAGCTCCATTTCATGGAGACACAGAGTGCGCAGGGACAGGATGGCCAGAGCAGTGTCTGAAAGCTGGGTCTGAAGAATGAgagggggctacaggggtgcCTGTGTGGGGGAAGAGGATCCCTCTCCTCTTTTGCTGGTGTGGGTTGACTCTCTTCTGAAGGATCATCTCACTTGTGACCATATGGCCCACTCCCCATGCCTCTGCTGGTGGGCACTTAGTGTCTTTGCTCCCTGTGGAGCTGCTACATGGGGCTTTTCCCACCAGTGTAGTCATGGTATGGGCTCGTCCGGGCCTTGGCGCGAGGGATGGAGAAATCATTCTGGGGTTCGATGGCCTGAAAAGGAAGCACAAAAGTCTTTGCCTTTGAAAACTGGAGAGAAGTAATAGAGTAGGGCTTAAcaaaggaggggagggagaaacaGAGCTGAAGGTTTCCTGAGAATGTGATCAACGAGGCAGTGAAAGAGGATCCTGGCAGAACAAATCAGTGATGGAGACGTGTCACCAGAGGACATGTGGGGGCCTGATGTGAGCTACTGGACTTGGATAGGCTGTGGTCTGAAGGAGGACTGGTGAATGGACAGGTGGACATGCAGACTGCCCATATGGGATCTGTACTGCAGTGTCCAgtgtctgcaggtgggaataCATTCAGGGCATGGGCTGGGGAAATAAGCACGATCTCCTTAGGAAAGGGCACAGTCTACTGCAGGAACTGTGCTCAAAAATGTGATATCAAAgcccaaaatattaaaaactacACCTAAGACTTTACCTTGGGCCCTTTCTTGCATTCCCATGTCCCTGGACATGTCACAGCTCCTTCCCCCCAGCCACAGGCACCTCCATGAACACATCACGGTATGACTTGGCTCCATGCAAAGCACCTGTCTGCctccacagagcctgctctAGCTCCGTCTGTCTTTGGCCCTTCTACTTTCCTTGCCTTCAGTACTCAAACAATAGCCTCCATTTGGTGAAAGAGATGATGGGGGCATGAACTTACCTTCATCGGAAAGTGAGAAGTGTATGGGGAGTAGCTGGGGTCTCCTGTGTTTCCTGGGTCACAAGACAAGAGGAGGGGAAAGTTAGTGCATCAGCATTATACAATAGCTTGGAAATACCACATCAAGAGAGACTCAAAGGGCCCGTGGCTACATAAGCAGCTGCTTTTAGACTCGTCCAACTATACAATACGCAGACAGGAATGGGTTAAAATCCATAGGTGAATGActtattaaatatttccttctgaaagCAGGAATGAATAGTATTGCAAATAACAGGACATAGGTAGCCTTGGAGTTTAGACACCTCCTGTTGCCTCACAATCACTGTCACCATCACCAGCCAAATCCCTCCCACTTGTACGCACAAGACCCCGTCTGCGGTATTCCCTGGGAGAGCACAACCTTTCTTGGCTATTCTTTTACAGACCTGGGGGTTTGACTCCAGGTGACAAATGTGATCTCAGTAGCAGATCCACAGGAAAGGGAATCACATCTCCTGCCCATAGATTTGGGAAGCCTCAACTgataaaacattttgctttgtcCAAGTAGGCAGGAGACTGATACAGAAAAGGAAGACCTCCTTGCCTTCTTTTTGGATATTGGGTTCATTCTTAAATGGATAATGGCAACGAGATCAGAAATGGAATAAATAACCTCCAAGCTATAACCTGAAGAGGTCTGATGAGCTGATACATCACTAAGAGACAAAAAACCCTCCTTATTTTTTACATGGACTTCCCTGACATAACAGGGTTGTAAGAAGTTATGTTTCAGCCATGATATGCAGCAAGTCTCCTACTCAGTCACTCCTCCTACACATCTTCGGCATCTGCATTGGTCCTTACTCATTTCTGTCTTGTCTGGAGATTAATTTTCATGTGTATTTCTGAAGTTTAATCACTATGAAACTTTTTCCTACCTCTAAATTACCTATCATCTTCAAGTCTTTTCTTGTAGCCCTCATACCCCTTTTAGCTCAAGAGTGGTACTTGTGTGCTTTGGGCTGGGGGACAATGGAGTCATTCACTTCATCATACCTCGCACAATTTCATCTTGGGTGTAGGCACGGTTGTCCACGCCAGTTGCCTGCTTTATGAGTTTGGGCTGGCAGAAGTCATTTTCTGGAGGGTAGTCCTCTAGCTTCAGAGGAGCAGTGAGGAAGCAAATTTCAGGGACGATATACATTATCAGGAAAATCCAACCATTGGACACCAGAGCAATGGCCACGACAGGATCATCCcaggtttctttttttagaaCTGTGTTGCCTTTTGTGAGCATAGTGATCCACACTACCCAAATGGCAATGGAGAACAGGACAGTGACAAAGATGTGTGCCCCGTGCCTCTTCCAGCTTTTGTATGACCCACAGAATGTGAAAATGGAAACCAAGAAGGTCAGAGCCATCAAGAAGAGCACGTAGATCAAAAGCATGACAAAGTCCTTGTTGGTATCCTCCCGAGACATATTCAGAAAATTGTCCTTCTGGTTTACTAGCATGGTGACTAAGTACTCAATACTGATCACAACTTGTACCAGGGCAAAGGAAATaatgaggagcagcagcacccgcCAGGAGAAGGGCTTTCTTCCTCTCACTAGTTTGCTGAGGTTGCAGGCATGGGTGAGGAGGCATGAGAAGCAGAGAGCAAAGATGACTCCAAATAGGAAGAAGCGAGTGGGGCGAGTCCTGTCATTGAGTTTAATGATGAAGGCAAAAGTGAGACCAAAAATGCCAAGTGTGcctaagagaaagaaaaaatagacGGAGATCATGTGCCGCTTGCTGTTGTCTTGGACTTTGCAGATGAGAAAGAAGAGCGAGCAGATGAGGAAAATGGTGATGAGGATGCCTGCTGCAGCCAGCGACTCCAGGACAATCCCCCAGGCCATCTCTGTGTCACAAAGCAGGTAGTAGTCAGCATGGATGCTGCCGCAGCCTTGGGGAGGTGAGGTTGTCATCCTCTTGCCTTCCTGAACAACCTCCCTGTGAAATGTTTCCTCAAAGCTGTAGAAGAAAAGACACAGGCTGTCATATCAACCATCTGGGTGCTGCCAGCACTGAGGAACGAGAGGCTGGATAGACCTCCATCCTCACCTCACCACAGTGCTAAGGACATGGGGCCATGGGAGCAGAGCCATCTCCTTGTTTGATATAGACTATCTATCAAAGACAAGCCAAGCCCCTCAGCAGGAGGCAATTCACCTTGCATGTCCTCTGCACTGTGCCTGAGGTTGTGCAATGCTGTAGGAGTGTGGGGAACAGGGAAAAGGTGAGGCACTTTTACAGGCATTAGCTTGGTGCTCTGCAGTGCAGAGACCAAGCTGCCTTGTCACTTCTGTGATACAAGAGCAGCTGTTAGTCATAACACAGTTTACCCTTTTTTGACAAGTCCAAACAACATCAGTACCTTGTGCCAGTGAGGTTCAGCAGTGAACAGTGCAGAACAGGAAACTCGTTattctgcttgttttccttttactaTCTCTAAAGCACTTTTGGCTGTGGTTTACTGGGATGAATGAAGAGGGAACTTTAATGCCTTTACTATTATGAGCGAAGGGGGAACCTTACTGCCTTTTATCCTCCAGATAACTAACCTGGATACCTCTGGCTTAGCTCTTCTCAGTCCAAATTAAATAGCAAATATAGGCCACCAACCATTAGCCCTAAACTCATACTCCTCCTTTTTCATGGCAGTGCAGCAATAAGAAGTGTCTTGAagacctcagtctcctccccAAGATATTGCCTTGCACTGACTAGAGGCCTGACATGTCAGAGCCAATGCTGTTCATTGCATGATAAGTAACCACCAAGTTACCGCGTGAGGAGTCCACAAGTCAATGATGTCAAGGTCCCTAATGCACCTAGAGCATTCCTGCTGTCTCCTCATAAGGATTTCAGTGCTGTCTGAATAAGCCTGTCTCGCCAGGGGATAAAGAGGGCTTAAGACGGCTGTTTAGGTGAGCTCTGCCCATGGCTGAGGGGAATTAAGTTCCCTATTTCCTTGGGAGCTTGAAGCATATGCAGAAACTACTGCACAAGGGGTTGGGTACTTCATGGCACATTAGATCCCAGGGACCAGGTACTGCTTTCTAGGCACCAAATTGATCAGTTAGCCTCGGGTCACTAAAATCTATCAAAACAGGAGTTTAGATACAATAATAGAATGAAACATGGGTGAACCTGTGCTTAAAGGTGACCCACACTGGAAAACCAGGGGCTTTCTGAcagataaacaaaaaattaaccTTGCAAAATTTAGACTTTATTGCTCACTATGGCATTTGCCTTGATTTTCTCCCTCCAGAACAACATACTGCAATTATGAAGCTGGTTCTAAAGCCCTTCCAACAGATTTTAGGGAGTGCAGACTGTTCTCAATAATGACAATTGATCTAATCAAGGGATGAACAAAGGGTGAAAATATCACTGACTCACTTTCAGCCCCACATATGCTCCAATGTGACCTGCTTATAACTGAACTGGTGGAATATTCTTCCAAGTTTTAACCTCACTGTGTAAAAGGAGATGTACAGCTCTTCAAAAAGCTGACTACAATACAATGCAATTATTCAAATATGCAGGAACTTCGGACTCCCATGGAAAGAACAGAATAAGTGAATAACATATGCAGGAGTTTTCACAAATCATTGTTCACTAAATTTTGGGGATTTATCTCTTGCACAAATAGCTGAGAGTTATCTGGATATTTCTGGGTAACAATGAATGAACCTTTTTGAAAATCTGTAGAGCAAATGCTAAAATTTTATCCACAGACATTTACTATTGAACTGGTTAGCTTATCTATTCACAGCTCTGGCAGATACAGACTGGTGCTCGCTGTTGGGGCACATGTAGAGCCCAAAGAGCCAGCATGAGACatggcagcacagagcacaccCATTTCTTTGAGTCCTGACTGGTGCTCACTACAAGTGGTACTTGCCACAGACAGCCACGATGGCCATTGGAACAAACAGGATGGAAAGAACCCTACTGACTTGGGGAACTGGGCCACTTGTAATAatttttactgtcttttttttttttcaggggtAGATGTTCTATGAGGCATAATGAGTCATGAAGCATCTCTGCCCTGTCTACTTGGGTGACTGTTGTCCCCCAGAAGCTGTGTGCTCATCCAGCACCTACAGAAGTGTCTAGGAATTCCAAGGGGTTCTGCAGTCAGTGCAAAGGAGTCTGCTGTGGTAACTTATACAGCACATCCCAAATCATGGCCCTCGCTTGACTGCTGAGTGCTGTCCCTCCACCCTGACCCTCCTCTCTCATGGATACTTGTGCATAAAATACACCCATCCACCCACAAATTTCAAATAGTTTCCCAGGAATGTCTCTCATAGCAAACACCCCCCACCCACCAGCTCCGGCTGGCAATCCCATATTAGAGTCAAGGGTGGGAGGCACTCTCAGCTCACTGTGGCACCCCATgccccttctctcccacccccTAGAGCCATGGTCCTGCacgccatcccatcccagccgCAGAAGGCAGGCCCGCCCTGGATCCTGTAAAACATTGCCTTGAATTACCTCTCTGGGTAGGTAACAGGGAGGCTCCGTCTGCAAGAGGCaagtttccagtgcagcagtaaCACAGGTACCGCCGCTTCCGCAACCCCGGCCCAGCGGGAGCTCCGCGCTCGCCCTTCGTGGGAGCTTTAACagctggagggctggggaggtggGGCTGAGCACGCCTATTCCAGTTCCACcgcctctcctctcccacaggACACGGCTATGAAAATTCGGTCCCTGTGCCAGGAAATGAAGTAAGACCTCCTGACGTCAGTGGGGCACTCACCCCTGCGTCGGGGTGGAGATGGAGTCgctgcctgtcccagccctgggctgggactgAATGCTGCTCAGTCAAGCACCTGATAAGGAGCTCCCCTGTCTGAGCCCTGGCACCCGTGGGTGGGGACCGGGACTATGAATAGTAGTGcatctcctccctgctccaagTCTTTTGTCTCTTTGCATGCTTTCTTACCAGATAAGTGGTTGCAAAGTGAGAGATGAGAGGCTGTGGGGTGCGAACGGGCCCAGGGTGCCCTGAGGGAGAGTGGCTGCAAGCCTAGCTCCAGAGATGGTTTCCTCGGGGCTCTTGCTGGGTGCTCAGACTGCATGTGGGGACTTGTCTGCTCTGCTTGTCCCTTCCACCTgtgccagccagctcctttCCTGAAAAGGCCAGCTTGACTTTCCTTGTGTCTTGCTCATCCCAGCCTTGCTCTCTGGAGGCTCAGTTCTGTCTGCTCACAAGCGCTGAGTCACTTTGTCGAAATTCTGGCCCAAAGTGTTAATCAACAAAGGCAATGATATATTCCCCCTTACTCTACATATTATGCACACACCTATGGGCACAATCCCATCCAAATCCTCGTGTATCTCCAACGTGTTCATGACTTCatttgttatttaaatattactCACTGGGAGTATTTTATTATCCTGATAAGAAATTGAGATCAGGGCCTATCCGCACTGAGCACTGTCCCTACACAGAGCCCCTCAAACTTGGAAATCCCTCCCACCTCATGAGGTTTGTGGTCCTTCTCAAAAAGGGAGGAGCAGGTGTATATGCCTATGCTGAAGTCTGACTGCCCACAGGTGCCTCATCTGCatgttaattttgtttgtttgttttagggCTTACTTCTGAGTGCTGATTCTTTTTGAATATCCCATGTGGAGATTGCCACAAGACACCTACAGAAGAGTCCTCTCTTCCACACCTCACAGAAGTACCTAAGGGCCTGCAGGGATGAGTGGCTCACCCAGTGAAAGGCAACACAGTGCAGTCACTCTGGGGTGGGCCATGATGAGCCCTGAGACAGTTCCTCATGTCCTTCCTACTTTCGTTTCAGTGTAAAATCCTGAGGCTTCTTATGAAAGGATATACCATGTTTCTTTACATAAAATTAATCTAAACTTTAAGGTAGGTCCTAGGCTTAGTGAGCCAGCCAAGAAGGAGGCAGCTATGAAAAatgagaggaggaaagaaggagtGATGAAGAGTTTAGCACCATCTCAGTGGGACACAACCTGTCTAGGAAGACGTCCCAAGAAGATTTCAAAGGTCACTGGTCACTGCCAGCCTATTTGCATCTTGTCATAGCACATTATGGATTGCCAGCTACTTCTCTACAtttacacagacacacaaaccTCTATGGAATAGACCCTGTCAAAttataaaggggaaaaaaagaagaaaagataaaagcaaCACTGACATTTTACAAAATGCCAGAGAAATCCTTGAGTGTCAGCCATCAAACACTTCCTGTACTTTCAAAAGGCTAATAAATGGgactacatttaaaaaaaaatcccaaatgaCTTAGGAGCCTGAGGGCTGCTGACTCATGGTAGGTTAGCTTGAGACATGGTGGCCATGGCTCTCATGCAGTGCCAGGAAAGGTGGAGAAGCATCACAGGTCCACACGGGCAAGAACAAATGGCACAGTGATCACACCAAAAAGGTGAGATAACTGTCACCTCACTTTAGTGACAGGATGTAACTTGCAGAGGGAGGCATCTAAATTTAGATATCTGATGGTTATTACCTAAATGTGA of Pseudopipra pipra isolate bDixPip1 chromosome 5, bDixPip1.hap1, whole genome shotgun sequence contains these proteins:
- the LOC135414448 gene encoding retinoic acid-induced protein 3-like encodes the protein MTTSPPQGCGSIHADYYLLCDTEMAWGIVLESLAAAGILITIFLICSLFFLICKVQDNSKRHMISVYFFFLLGTLGIFGLTFAFIIKLNDRTRPTRFFLFGVIFALCFSCLLTHACNLSKLVRGRKPFSWRVLLLLIISFALVQVVISIEYLVTMLVNQKDNFLNMSREDTNKDFVMLLIYVLFLMALTFLVSIFTFCGSYKSWKRHGAHIFVTVLFSIAIWVVWITMLTKGNTVLKKETWDDPVVAIALVSNGWIFLIMYIVPEICFLTAPLKLEDYPPENDFCQPKLIKQATGVDNRAYTQDEIVRGNTGDPSYSPYTSHFPMKAIEPQNDFSIPRAKARTSPYHDYTGGKSPM